In a genomic window of Streptomyces roseoviridis:
- a CDS encoding flavoprotein — translation MITPTLYLFSSAATPVFDVARVIEEAQADGWDVCLGLTPTAAGWLAGSLDGLAALTGHLVRWDHRLPGQSDPWPEPDAVVVAPATFNTINQWALGITDKWLVGVVAEGIGKGIPMAAMPCVNRALAAHPQFERSIDTLRAAGVRILYGEGGFVPDEPGQGDPTTYPWRAALDAVADVLRPESFA, via the coding sequence ATGATCACTCCGACCCTGTACCTGTTCAGCAGCGCGGCCACCCCCGTCTTCGACGTCGCTCGCGTCATCGAGGAGGCGCAGGCCGACGGCTGGGACGTATGCCTCGGTCTCACCCCGACGGCGGCCGGCTGGCTCGCCGGCTCCCTCGACGGGCTCGCCGCCCTCACCGGCCACCTGGTCCGCTGGGACCACCGCCTCCCCGGCCAGTCGGACCCCTGGCCGGAGCCGGACGCCGTCGTCGTCGCGCCGGCGACCTTCAACACGATCAACCAGTGGGCGCTCGGAATCACGGACAAGTGGCTCGTCGGGGTGGTCGCCGAGGGCATCGGCAAGGGCATCCCCATGGCCGCGATGCCGTGTGTGAACCGGGCGCTCGCCGCGCACCCCCAGTTCGAGCGCTCGATCGACACCCTCAGGGCCGCCGGGGTCAGGATCCTGTACGGCGAGGGCGGCTTCGTCCCCGACGAGCCCGGCCAGGGCGACCCCACCACGTACCCGTGGCGGGCGGCCCTGGACGCCGTCGCCGACGTCCTCCGCCCTGAATCATTCGCCTAG
- a CDS encoding SDR family oxidoreductase encodes MTVLIIGGSGFLGAELVRQAGGANGPGRITAATYHSRPGGAAGVSWHPLDLREPHGVDAVLDALAPGTVINASSGGADWRVTADASVRLAEASARRGIRLVHVSSDAVFSGADVRYDETALPDPVTPYGAAKAAAETAVRLLHPAAAVARTSLIIGDGGSAHERVVRQLAAGERDGALFTDDVRCPVHVTDLAAALWELALSDLAGVFHLGGPDAVSRYELGVLVARRDGIDPALLPAGLRAETDLPGALDVRLDGRVSRSRLRTRLRGAREFLAGTAPSTGQGERARCLGE; translated from the coding sequence ATGACGGTGCTGATCATCGGGGGCAGCGGGTTCCTGGGGGCCGAGCTGGTGCGCCAGGCGGGTGGCGCGAACGGGCCGGGCCGGATCACGGCCGCGACGTACCACTCCCGACCCGGCGGGGCCGCCGGCGTCTCGTGGCACCCGCTGGACCTGCGCGAACCCCACGGCGTCGACGCGGTCCTCGACGCCCTGGCGCCGGGCACGGTGATCAACGCGTCCAGCGGGGGCGCCGACTGGCGGGTGACCGCGGACGCTTCCGTCCGTCTCGCCGAGGCGTCGGCACGGCGGGGCATCCGCCTGGTGCACGTCTCCAGTGACGCGGTCTTCTCCGGGGCCGACGTGCGCTACGACGAGACGGCACTCCCCGACCCGGTCACCCCCTACGGGGCGGCGAAGGCCGCCGCCGAGACCGCCGTACGCCTCCTCCACCCGGCCGCCGCCGTCGCCCGCACCTCGCTGATCATCGGCGACGGCGGGTCCGCCCACGAGCGGGTGGTGCGGCAACTCGCCGCGGGCGAGCGGGACGGCGCCCTGTTCACGGACGACGTCCGGTGTCCCGTCCACGTGACCGACCTGGCAGCCGCCCTCTGGGAGCTCGCGCTGTCCGACCTGGCCGGGGTCTTCCACCTGGGCGGCCCGGACGCCGTCAGCCGCTACGAGCTCGGCGTGCTCGTCGCCCGACGCGACGGCATCGACCCCGCCCTGCTCCCCGCCGGCCTCCGCGCGGAGACGGACCTGCCGGGCGCGCTCGACGTACGCCTCGACGGCCGCGTCTCGCGGTCGCGGCTGCGCACCAGGCTGCGCGGCGCGCGGGAGTTCCTCGCAGGGACGGCTCCCTCGACCGGACAGGGCGAGCGCGCGAGGTGCCTAGGCGAATGA
- a CDS encoding nuclear transport factor 2 family protein, whose product MHPFRTAVENRDEAAIEALLAENVVFTSPVAFKPYQGKAVTAAILRAVTRVLEDFTYVREIADPGGRDHALVFTATVGGRQIQGCDFLRCDEEGKIDDFMVMVRPLSAVTALSEAMGAQFDRIAREAAGA is encoded by the coding sequence GTGCATCCGTTCCGCACGGCCGTCGAGAACCGGGACGAGGCCGCCATCGAGGCGCTCCTCGCCGAGAACGTCGTCTTCACCAGTCCCGTCGCCTTCAAGCCGTACCAGGGCAAGGCCGTCACCGCCGCGATCCTGCGCGCGGTGACGCGGGTGCTCGAGGACTTCACCTACGTCCGCGAGATCGCCGACCCGGGCGGCCGCGACCACGCCCTGGTCTTCACCGCCACCGTCGGCGGACGGCAGATCCAGGGGTGCGACTTCCTCCGCTGCGACGAGGAAGGGAAGATCGACGACTTCATGGTGATGGTCCGCCCGCTGTCGGCCGTCACGGCCCTTTCCGAGGCGATGGGTGCCCAGTTCGACCGGATCGCCCGGGAGGCGGCCGGGGCGTGA